One Bufo gargarizans isolate SCDJY-AF-19 chromosome 3, ASM1485885v1, whole genome shotgun sequence DNA segment encodes these proteins:
- the FUNDC1 gene encoding FUN14 domain-containing protein 1 codes for MATRREPSSDDESYEVLDITEYARRHHWWSRVFGRNSGPLTEKYSVATQIVMGGVTGWCAGFLFQKVGKLAATAVGGGFLLLQIASHGGYIQIDWKRVENDVNKAKRKIKKEANKSAPEINNLIEESQDFLKKNIVVSGGFVGGFLLGLAS; via the exons ATGGCTACCAGAAGAG AACCCAGCAGCGACGATGAATCCTATGAAGTATTGGACATAACAGAGTATGCACGGCGTCACCATTGGTGGAGTCGAGTTTTTGGACGGAATTCTGGACCCCTGACAGAAAAGTATTCTGTAGCCACACAGATCGTCATGGGAGGAGTCACTGGCTG GTGTGCTGGGTTTTTGTTTCAGAAAGTTGGAAAGCTTGCAGCGACTGCGGTTGGTGGCGGCTTTCTTCTGCTTCAG ATTGCAAGCCATGGGGGTTATATCCAAATAGATTGGAAGCGAGTAGAAAATGATGTAAACAAGGCAAAGAGAAAGATAAAGAAAGAGGCAAATAAGTCTGCACCAGAAATTAACAATTTAATTGAGGAG TCACAAGATTTTCTTAAGAAGAACATCGTAGTCTCTGGGGGATTTGTTGGAGGATTCTTACTGGGCCTTGCCTCTTAG